cagcagcatcatctaaggcgccgcaggcgcgtggggtctacgtcgcacactgtcggaaataagaacaggtcgtaagggaaaaaaaataaaaaaacaaaaaaaagtaacaacaacaacaataaaaacaataacaacaacaacaacaaacaaacaaacagaggaaGGGCGTAGCCGCCGAGAGACACCCGCCAGACCCCAACGCCAACACAGCACCCCGGGCGGCCCCGAAAGAGCCGCCGGGAGCCCACACGGGAGGCCTACAGGCGGTCGACCAAACCCACGTCGTCGGCAAAGTTCAGAAGTGCGCGGAAGAGTTTGCCGTGGCTCGAtgtgcagcccgaggggtgcaagaCGTCTTCCACCGTCAAACAGGGGAGGTTCTGCGCGCGGTAAACGCGGGCAAGAGTAGCGCGCGCCGTCGACGAAGCACTGCACTCGCACATCAGATGTTGCAGCGTCTCGACAGCACCGCAGTCCTGGCAGAGGGACGAGGAGGCTCCGCGGAGGCGGTGCTTGCGCTCGGCGGGTCAGACGGAACCGGtccggagtgcgaggaggaaggcTCGCTCTCTCCTCGTGAAGCCGGATTCCGGAAGCAGGCGTGGCGGGCGACCGCGCGCGACGCGGCTGTCGGGGTGGCGCAGCGCGAGTTCCCGTTTGAAATGAAGCCGTGCCACGTCGAACGAGTTGACTCGCGTCGACAGCGGGGATAGGGGATCGTGGGCGCGCCTTGCCACGTcatcagctgcctcgttcccGGCGACACCGATGTGCGACGGTATCCACTGGAGGCACAGGTCGCACCCCTGTCGCTGTAGAGCATGCAGCCTGCAGGCAACGCGCTGTGCCAGTGGCGGcgcacgctcgtcgagcagcagctggcgcaaagcggacctcgagtcgcaaagaatcgccactcggttcaggaacggcgactcttcgaggatgtcggccgccagatgtagtcccacaagctccgctgtggTGGAGGAAGCTCGGTAAGACAGGCGGCACTGTCTCGCGACATCGAGATGCGGCACAACGCAGGCGGCGGCCGCGGAACCATCCTGGCGGAGAGAACCGTCAGTGTACAGGTGTGCCCTCCCCACCAGGTCGTCGTGTATCCGTGCAGCAGCCTCCTGCACCACAGCGCAACGAGGCGTGCGGTGCTTGGAGCGGACGCCCGGCAGGTCGAGGCACACTCGCAACGGCACTCGCTGGTTTGGTGGCGGCCAGGCAGCAGGGGAGGCCGGGGCGTCGACCACCAGGCTGTCGAAGAGCTCGAGGAGCATCCCCACACGCGACTTGGGCAGCTCGCGCAGGTATGACAGCATGGGGCCGGCACGGGGGGCAcgggagaggcgctccaagtgaccaagggcgcgcagatcggcagtgagggagacgggccaggcGCCGGTTTCCGCGAGCGTCTCCGCGACACGGGAAGCACTGGGCAGGCCGTGGCACATGCGAAGCACTCGTCGGTGGTCGCCGTCGATGCGTCGCCACAGATGCGGTCGTAGATTGCACAGTGGGAGCGCGTACAggaccctggacagcgccactgcaCCGTACATGCCAACCGCGAACGAGGAGGGGCAGCCGTCACCACGCGCGAGGAGCGCGCGCACCGCGCCCTCAACTTGGCGCATGGCAGCGCGAAGCCGCTTCACGGCGGGGAGCCATGTCAGGCGATGGTCGATGGTGAGCCCGAGGTAGCGCACCGTCAGCCGCCAGGGAAGAGGAACACCGTCGACGACCACGCAGCCAGTGTGGCGCCGGGCAGCAGCGCGTGGGTGGACCATGATggcctccgactttgccgccgacAAGCGCAGGCCAATAGCCCGCAGGAAGTCGCCGACCGCATCCGCCGCCACCTGGAGCTGTAGACGCATCTGTGCCATCGTTGCCGGCGGGCCACGGACGAAGAGCGCCACGTCGTCCGCGTAGACCACGGTACGCACAGGGAGGTGCCCACTGCTGCGCACGCACTCGCTGATGGGCGCGAGTGCAAGGTTGAACAGAAAGGGGCTCAACACACTCCCCTGAGGCACACCACAAGTCACTGAACGGGGCGAGCTGGTCGCACGCCCAGCCCGAACAACGGACGACCTGTCTGTTAGGAAGGCCCGCACGTACGCCAGGAGCCGGCCCCCCACACCAAGAGCGCGCACAGCCGAGATGATGGTGTCGTGGGGCAGGGAGTCGAACGCGCTCTGGACGTCTAAGAGCAGCAGAAACGCGGCGTGGCCGTCGCGACTTGCCTGCTCCAGCGTGCCCACAACGGCGGCAAGGCAGTCGGCCGTGGAGCGGTGCGTGCGGAACCCACACTGTTCAGGTGGAAAAACACCCCGGATGTCCGCTATCCATTGGAGCCTCGACAGGGCCATCGCCTCTATCGTCTTGCCAGGGACTGACGTTAGAGAGACGGGCCTGTATGAGGCGAGGCTGCGAGGCGGCTTGCCACTCTTCAGTACTGGCACCACGAGCGCGAAGCGCCAGGACTCCGGGAGGCACCCGCTGCGCAGGACACCGTTGAATGCGTCGAGCAGGAAGTGTCGCTGATCTTCGTccaggttgcgcagcatttggtGGGTGGGCATTTGGTGGGTTGTATGTAGTCCAGTCCGCGGCGGCACCGGAGCGGACCGCGCGTCGCTGAGCACGTCGGCGAGCCGCGCGGACGTTCAGCAACTTGATGTCGGGGCAGGGCGTGCCGGCGGGGACGATCACGCGTGTCGTGGCACGGCCCGCGCACTCCGCGATGTGCGCGAAGTAATCACTGCAGTGCGACGGTCTCGCACACATCTCGCGGAAGAGCGGCCACCGCACGACAGCGTACACGCGCGTGGCGCCGCGACTTGGCTTGGTGGGGCACAGGGTGATCGGGTAGTGATCCGATCCGGCGGTGTCCGGAGCACGCTGCCAGGAGTAAGAGCAGCGCTCCGAGACAAGCGCCAGGTCGATCACTGTGGCGACTCCGTCCCGCCGCACGAACGTCGCTTCCCCACTGTTGAGGACGGTGAGGCCCGCAGCCGCAACGGCAGACGACAAGTCCCCTCCTCGCGCATTGCTCCTGGCACTGCCCCAGTCGCGGTggtgagcgttgaaatcgccgcacACGACGGTGTCGGGCGAGAGCAGCGCAGTGAGGCGCACAACGAACGAGTAGTCGAAGCGACGGGCACCCGCGCGAACGTAAACACTGGCCACCGAGGTGTTCGTGCCGCGCACGCGCACAGTGACGGCCACGCACTCGATCATCGCGGAGCACAGGTGGTCCGTGGGGACCCGCGCATGAGGAAGGGCGGCTCGCACGTAGACGGCAACGCGGGGACGGCCAGGTGGATGCGCGTCAAcagagcacggcgcagcgtcacactCAGGCATGGCACAGTCCGACGCACTGCTGTAACCGATGTAGCCCGGCAGCGAGACCTCCTCTGCACGCGCGTACGTTTCCTGTAAAGCGAGAATATCGTAGTCGTGCAGAGGAAGGTGCTCTGCGAGCTCAGCGTGTCGGCGGCGCAGGGAgttgcagttccactgcaatatgCGCGGCCGAGAGGCACCCTGAGGTCTAACTGCCATGGCTGGCGAGTGTTCGTTGAGCGGCAAGGGCGGCCGCGCACAGTGGGCGTGCGGGGCAGTCTTGCGGCAAAAACTCTGTCGCGAACGCGAGCGCGGCAGTCAACAGCGCGATGACGGCGTCGCGTGAGTCAGGAGACGCCGAGGGCAATCGGGGCGCAGGCGTCGACGTGTTGCCCGCGAGGGGCGCCCTCGCCGGGCGGTCGCCCACGGCGCCGGAGTAGCTCGGGCCAGGTTGCACTCGGGACGGGACATGGGAGGCGGCGTGTTGTTGCGGCCCCTGTGTGGTGGGCTGTCCCGTGGTGCGGACGAGGACGGTAGCTTGGCGGCGAGTTATGGGCAGCTCAGACGAGGCGAGGGTCTCAGCGACCTTCCTTTCGTGCTGCCAGCTGGGGCAGCGCGGCTCTGTCGCCGCGTGCGGGCCGCCGCAGTTCAGGCAGGTGGCTTGTTTGGCCGTGCAGCCGGACGTTTTGTGGGCGCCCCCACAACGCAGGCAACGTGGCTCGGAGGTGCAGGTCGCGGTTATATGGCCGTAGGCGCCACAGTGGTGGCACTGCCTAGGACGGGGGCGCTTCGGGAGCACAGACCGGCGCACCTTAAACAATGCGACCTCAGCAGGGGGCTTCCTGCCCGCGAAGCGGAGGACAACATTTCCGCCCGCACGGACGCATCCAAGTACCGCAACACCCGACTCGACATTCGCCAGCAGGATGTCGTCGTTGAGGTTGCGGTCGACGCCGAAAACGTATCCCGTGCAGGACTCGGCCGGGGCTGACGTCGCGCGAAccgggacgccacatatttcCGTGACAGCGAGGAGCGGGTCCAGTGGAGCGTCGGTGGCAGCGTCAACCGCGACAATGTTGAGTCGGAAGTTGACTCTGACCCGGCGCGCGCCAGCCACCCGCGACAGCTGTGCCGCAATCGCCTCCTGCGAGTGTGCGAGGAAGTTTGTCATCCTggcgagggggcgatacaacaCAGTGTCGCAGGGTTCCCGCAAAGGTAGAAGGGCTGGGGCACGGCGAGGACGCTGTCGACGGCCTTGCGGTTTCGCATCGCTGGAGGGGGCGGGGCACAGCTGAGTGCACGTGTGCCGGCCCGGTCGCTGGGCTGCTTCCTTGGAGCCACAGCTGACTCCTTCAGCTGGTTGTCTCTCTCCCTCCTTGCCTGTGGCAGGCTTGCCTTTGTGCCAGGGTGGGGGAGGGGCGGCTTGCCTGGAGGGGGTAGAGGTGGGAACGCATCCTCGACCAGGGGGGCGCGGGTACCAAGCACACAGCTGGGGCGCGCCGTTCCGGCCGGGGAAGGGAGCTGTCCGATCGGTTTCCCTCTCTCCGGTAGAGCAGTGTCAACCTGGTCCGCCGTCGGGTGGTGTCGCTGGGGAGATTTCTCTCTCGCCGGGAGCTTGGGAGCCACGTGCTCTGAGAGTTGTTGACTCTCAACCGGTTTGTCTCCCTCCGGGAACTTGGGGACCTCGTGATGTGCGGGTGGTTGAGCAGCCGGTTCCTCTACTTCCGCCACCTCGGGAGCCACGTCACCCACTGGGGGGTGGACTTGCTGGACAGGTTCCTCTCCCTCTGACAGCTCGGAGGCTTCTCGATCCGACAGGGAAGGGGATCGGGTGCAAGCTGGAGAGGAGGTGTCCTCGCTGCTCGGAGTGCTCTCGGTCGATGGCGGGGGGGAGGGGCTCTCGGAAGGGCTCGTGGAAGCggatgagagggggggggggactggcGAGCGTACTTGTATGCGGGCTCTTTTCGTCTGCCGCACCGTCCCCTGCTGTGTCAGGCTgctggggggtgggggggagtgcGTGGCCACTTC
The DNA window shown above is from Dermacentor silvarum isolate Dsil-2018 chromosome 1, BIME_Dsil_1.4, whole genome shotgun sequence and carries:
- the LOC119464518 gene encoding uncharacterized protein LOC119464518, producing MGDLSDGESGFAPSGTPGRSRNMEALLRATRRLLTHDLHPPALQSASQKVGTVGKKMRIAKRLRPSPRRTGAPTPATARKRKRRKVAAAPRDAASPPATSQSRPSLREAETRTGSPQHTELVSPPPPAQHEVATHSPPPPSSLTQQGTVRQTKRARIQVRSPVPPPLSSASTSPSESPSPPPSTESTPSSEDTSSPACTRSPSLSDREASELSEGEEPVQQVHPPVGDVAPEVAEVEEPAAQPPAHHEVPKFPEGDKPVESQQLSEHVAPKLPAREKSPQRHHPTADQVDTALPERGKPIGQLPSPAGTARPSCVLGTRAPLVEDAFPPLPPPGKPPLPHPGTKASLPQARRERDNQLKESAVAPRKQPSDRAGTRALSCAPPPPAMRNRKAVDSVLAVPQPFYLCGNPATLCCIAPSPG